The window TTTCACAGATCCTAGTTTGCAACACACTGTGCAAGTTCAGTGTAAGAACAATCCAACTCAGAGAGTGTCAGATACCACGTTAATAGACAAAGATTTATGGGTTCAAATGGAACAGCGGACAAGTCCTAAACAGCAGCCAGGTTCAAAAATGACTCATCTCCTATGTCTGGGAAATGTAAGTGAGACTATTTTTTCCACAACTACTTTTTCTCATTAATGCCATTAAGAATGACGTGATGGCAACACGAGAAAATAAGCTGCACGTTCACATGTTTGACTGCAGGTCTTCTGGGCATGTGTTCTTCTAGAAGCAAGGGCTCCACGTGTATGGACAGGACCCTCTAAGAGTGAACTTGAGGGACCACAGTAAAATTGTCCACAGGGGCAAGTATTCACCCATGTGGACCCAATTACAGGACTAGGTCCTGTATTCTCTCACTGTAGCAGAAGAAGAGTTAGGTTGTGGTCTTCTCAATAGGAGGGCAGTGATTTTAAATGTGATTATACTTATGctccaaacaaaaccccccaaattccTTCTGTTTGTAATCTTTCTAAAATTGCTCAGAGTTCCAGATGGAAAGAACTGCTAAACCACTTCCGTtgagaaaaattacatttcctacttaaaaggagaaaataaattcgTCTTACATTCATAGGAGCGGATTTGCAAAAGCAAGGAGGTTGGCCTGCGTGCTCTGAAGGCTGTGGACAGCCCAGGGAGTCTGCCTGACCATCCCCTGCTGTGGCTGTGGAGGCAGATGTGTGTGTTTCACACGTGCACACCACCCTGGACTCGGGGGCAGGACATTCATGCCAGAGGTTGCCTACCTGGCTCTCCTTGCTGGCACTGCATGTTCTCATTTGGAGTGTGAGAACATCAGGGTATACATAAATTTTATGCCTGTCTGAACTGCCCTCGGTGAGCTGTTTAGTCAATTTATCACCATCCCTGGATTTTGGACTTAATCCTCCACCCATTCCCCAGTGTGTTGTTTAAGGTTGGACTCTGAACGTTGCCTGGCATCCAGAACGTATTCCTCTGGTGCACACCTCAGAGACTGTCCGAAGAAAATACATCACTTGAATTTTATGATCgtattttctgtgtgtgtaacAGCAAGTCATAAATGAGGTGGGGGTCAGGCTGCCGTTGCAAGTACTCCACATGCAGGGGGAGCTGCCAACTGGTTTGAATGAAGGTTCAAATGCCAGAAAGCAATGAAGAAGGCTGACGCTGTCAAGCCGCCTCCCAGGTGTTTGGCTTTCTACACCACCACAGTCTATTCCCCTTTCACCAGAGACCTCTGATCATCCCCTCTACTGATTCACCCAAAGGAGTCCCTGCAGCTGCACTTTTGAATGCCCGTAGGAATATATCGACTGCCTACACTTTTGGAAACGATGGTATGGAAACAATTATGGGTTGAAGGAAGGGCTGGTGAGGGAATCCTTGCAGTTCTTGTACGAATTTGCAGTGACCACGTGACTATCAAACAGCAGTTCCCATGTTTCCATGGGCTGATATTTTTCcagttaagaaaaaacaaagtatttgAGCAATTCATATTAAATATGTCACTTCTGATAATTACATATGAAAACTGGAAAAGTAATCTTGTCCTACagcatttacatatttaaaaattccAAAAAGTTCTTGTCCCACGAGGCATTGGGTGCAACCTCTGTGTTTCCTGGTAGTGCAGAAGGAGGTTCTTGCAGCTTCATTCAGGGCATGTTGAGTGCAAGTTTGAAACACTGTGGGCTGTGGAAGGTCCCAGCAATCCAGCTACCTATGGATTTTCCTGTAAGTTAAGTGGCGATGTCTCAGTTACGCTGCGCTGAACCTTCCAGAGAAGTCCTGAATTACACTGGAAGTTATCTCTTGTGCCTTAAAGTGTTGCAGCCCAGAATGTCACATAGCACAGCCAAGTGTGTTCAAAGCTAGTCTCACTGAATTCATATGTGGCAAGAACTTTAGAGTaacaggtcatctagtccatttCCTTGCCCCAAAAAAGCCTGTCCTTTACCACCTCAAGAATCCCTGTTTTGAAGCAAGACTCCCCCTGGTAAAAGGTCTCTAGAGACTTCTGAAAAACCATTGAATAACGCGATGGCTGTAGGAGGTGTGTACTTGCAGTACAACCACTGCTGCAAGACTCTTGAGCTTAGGACTATTGctgattctttttcttctaagtgGTCCACAGGTGTATGGTCCTGCTATGAATATTCTGCTCTTTCACTCCAGTGTCTTGACTACAGCAGCGGAGCCCTGACTGGTGACCTCTGTGAAGACCTGTGTGTGGCACAGAAGCTGGTATACAAACACTGCCTTTACTATGACAGAGGTAAGAAGGTCATCCAGGCTGACTGGAGAGGCCAGCCCATCATCCTGAAATCCAAAAAGGAAATCTTCTCCAGCTACCAGCATCTCAGTATGCTAGAGGAGGTGGAAACACAGGATATTCCTGAAACGGAGCTTCTGCTGATGGTAGCCTTGGAGGTCAAAAATGTCCTGGGGCTAGAACTGTCTAACAATACCATGGGGCCCCTGTGGACAAGGAAAAAGGGACCACGTTGGAAAGCACAGGTGGCCAGCATGTGGTCCTTGCTCCAGCAGGAAGAATATATCTACTTCAGTTTGCTGCAGGACTTCAGCAAACACGTACTACGAATTATTGGCTCTTGTGGACACTTTTATGCTGTGGAGTATCTCACAGCTGGACATGCCTGGCACAAAACtctttttcccttggaaaacGTGGTCGGTCCCTCCCTTGCTGGCCACAGCAGCAGGGTGAGAGCCATCATTGACATTGCACTCAGCTTTCTGGACATGGTGCAGCATTTTGATAATGATTTCTCTCACCGACTTCACCTGTGTGACATCAAACCAGAAAACTTCGCTATCAGGCACGATCTCACGGTAAGCTGGGTCTTAGGGGTGGGGTGGCATTGCGGCAATTTGAGGTCAAATTCTAGTGTGAAGGTCGCTGTGTAAAATTGACGCTCCCCTCCTTGTACAACTTTTGGCCATGTTTTtgcaaaacaaatgcatttaCGAGTTACAGGGGAGCTTCtctactgcttttcctctttgtaaTATGTGCAGCCACTTTTCAGAGCGCTAAGTCCATCTACTTGTTTTGAGAATTGCTTTCTCAGTTCTGGTTTGTTTCACCTCCAAAAAGGCACCACCACCGAGAGAGTCCCTCGGATGTTCTGAGGGATGCCTCATGAAAGCAAGGAGATCTCAAAAGATGTAAATGAAGCTGTAATTTGAGTCACCGTAACTATTTCTGGTAGCgatgctgaaaggaaaaactgaatttgaaagCTAAGGCTGAATTCTGTAGCCTGACACAAGGGGAACTCCCCCCATCCAAA of the Larus michahellis chromosome 2, bLarMic1.1, whole genome shotgun sequence genome contains:
- the DIPK1C gene encoding divergent protein kinase domain 1C, whose translation is MRGIPGLKRLRLKIWRRCTLVLLLLWAACWMLVSALLFLLHRSVFSERCTDEKSRRILARLCLDYSSGALTGDLCEDLCVAQKLVYKHCLYYDRGKKVIQADWRGQPIILKSKKEIFSSYQHLSMLEEVETQDIPETELLLMVALEVKNVLGLELSNNTMGPLWTRKKGPRWKAQVASMWSLLQQEEYIYFSLLQDFSKHVLRIIGSCGHFYAVEYLTAGHAWHKTLFPLENVVGPSLAGHSSRVRAIIDIALSFLDMVQHFDNDFSHRLHLCDIKPENFAIRHDLTVVAIDVDMAFFEPKMRDILEQNCTRDEDCNFFDCFSKCNLKIRKCGAQRANNNLQVICDKIFRRWFSPHLRGPLVSFPLQLQLQKAVQECAEPRHMDAAGHQRTLKSLSELYHLLRVTRRELQRAE